TACTTGCACGTAATAATTCAGTTAAGGAGCTCAGCAAAGGAGTTCAGAAGGAGATGCATGCAGGGATTGCTGGCGTTGCACGAATGATTGAGCGGTTAGATCTTACCTCAAAACGAACTGGAGCCTCCAGTCCAGTTTCTGATTTGAGGCCAGGGGCATCAGACTTCTCCTTGAAGGGAAAGGCCATGCAAGAGAACATTATTGCTCAGGCACTAGAGAAAAGAAGTGAGGAAATTGCACTTGCTACAAGCTTGGATGTTTCTTCACATGTCTCCTGCACTGTCCCAAGTCGACTGGATGTTCTCCATGTACAGGTTCAGAAACCTTGATGCATCATTGCTCATGCATGTCATCTCACCATTCAATAGAATATAAAAGCATAATATAGCAGAACAACATAGTAATATGGACCACCTTAACTTGTGTAACTGGAGGGGTGGGAATTTGGTTAGACATCTGTTCTTTGGAACATAGTGCTCTTTGTACCCAAAAGAAAAAACTCATTTCTGGTTTTCTTTTGCCTTCTATTGCAGAGAGGTCATTGATCCTGTGGAGACAAACCTGAATGTTTAATTGTGTTTTTACCTGTTCTTATGAGAAGGGCAAAGGATGCAAGTGACGTGCTGTGAAGAAACCAATTTACCTATTGGTTTGCGTCCTGCATTGCTTATTTATGCACAGTAATGACCTTAGTTGGCTGTAGAAATTACTGTCCAAGTGAAAAAGTAATTTCTTTTGTCATGAACTCGGGAGACTAGAAGATTGAATGGTGAAAGGTTTCATTCTCGTGCATTTTTATTATTTGCTTTTCAATTACAGAAGAACTAGATGTTCTGCGCTGGCATGTTTGCTTGTGCTCTTACTCAAGTTTCATAATTCTTCTTTGATGTGAGATTGGTGATACATTTTAACTTcttattttatgatcttgtaaAACCGTGAAAAACAGTGCTGAACTGCTGAATGCTAATCAAACGCTCTTGCTCTGTAGCAAGCAGCACACAAATTTATTGGCATAATACTATTACTAAGATTGAAAATTTAGTAAATTATTCTCTGGTGGGGATAATGTGATAATTGTGTGTAGACTTCTGGCTGGCGTGTTAAATCAGGTGTGTGGTCAAGGACGTTAATGCTTCTGGGATAGAATGGTGCTTATGATGTCGCCATTGCGAAGCCTTGCCCTGTGATGGCATTTAATTGAAGTCTGGATAAGATCCTCCGTATTTAACTATTATGGGGATGGCACTTGCAATTAGCTGGTTCTCACCATTAACTTAAGAGGACGaagtttaaatatttaataatggtCTCGATCAGTTGAGCTGCACAACAATAAGAGCTCTGTTTCCACGTCTTAACTTCAGAGAATGTTCTTTCTATGAGATGAATGAGAAACAAAGCCAGCAGTTTCGCTTAGTTATTCTTAAATTAATGCCCTCGGGTCGGAAGATAGTATGCATGTATCTAAGAAATTTCCTGCGTGCTTAGGTAAGTGAAGAGTTGATCTTGATTTTAATTTGTATTAAATATTTGTATCATAAATCTCTATCAATTCGTCTCACCAAATTATACTCAAAGCCTTTCTTTTCCACTCGCTATTCTCGCCCAACTCAACTCTCCCTCCATAGTTCCTTGCCTACCCCGCCATCTCCATGTTCTCCAAACTCTTTCCttgtttttatctctttctttacttGTTTCATCTATCCTCTTCCTTTCTCATCGATACCATCTCTACcagatatcaagaataaatcaatcaaaaaatacaaaattagtaaattcaatcaataaaaaattttaaatgccTGAGGTATATAGCCATGTCTAACTCTTGGCTTGGATGATAAGGTGGGGGTGACGCCGAAACCGTGATTCTTATTTAAGGTTTCAGAGAACCAAAATCGGAATGCCAGATCCTCTTAATTCCAATTTCGATTAATTTaacgctctttttttttttttaataatatcctCTTGAAACTGAGGCCCTTCTTCGTTGCGAAAATGAAATGGAACGGTGAATCATATGCGAATTTGAGCAGGATTCGGAAATTTTCGCCCCTTTTCTTCATCAAGCCATAGGATTAGCTTAGGACAGGGCCCTTaggatttatctatttatttatttatttctgagCATAACCCTATCTGAAAGAGTAAGTAATTAGCTAAGTTAAACGAAGAgagataaattaattatatatagtaGATCAAAGATTGTTACAATTATTATGCTATAAGATGACATCAACTTCATATTCCTTATTGACCAAAGCCCAATTCAGACATTCTCCTGTCTCTCCATTTAACCGAATTCAGAGAACACAGATATATATTAAGAGCTTAAGACATATACATACTGCCACTGGCAAAGAAAACATAAGAAATTATAGGCGGAAGGAACCCACAACCAGAATCAAGCATTCACGATGTAACCACCTGCAGTATCGACAACGTCAGTGAAAGTGACCAGGTATAAATAAATGTTGAGTAAAAGCACAAAAAACACATATACCATTAGGATGTAAGACTTGGCCAGTGATGTAGGAGGAACACTCATTGGAAGCCAAGAAGACATAAGAAGGTGCAATCTCATAAGGCTGTGCTGCCCTGTCCATTGGTACCTCACTTCCTAAGGCTGCAATCTTCTCAGCAGGCAAAGACGCCGGTTGCAGTGGCGTCCAGACAGGACCTGGCGCCACAGCATTGACACGAATTCCTTTGTCAATAAGCTGCAGGGACAGACTCCTAGTGAAAGCTACAATGGCTCCTTTAGTAGAGCTATAGTCCAGCAACCCTGAATAGCCAGCATAGGCTACGACAGATGTGGTGTTGATGATACAGCTCCCTTGTTTCATGTGCTGTAAAGCATACCTGCACCCATTTGAGATTGAAAAGGATTAATAAATCCTGCTTGAccagaaataaatgattatatttcaattttcttcatttaCCTGGTCATGAAGAACTGACCAAAAATGTTGGTTCTAAACACCCTCTCAAGCCTTGTTTCAGTGATATCTTCAATGGTGGTAGAATAATATTGTTCAGCGGCATTATTCACCAGAATATCAATGTGTCCGTATTCAGCCATAACTTGATCAACAACACTCCTGCAATTTTCTTCGAATCCAACATCAGTTGGTATGGCAATGGGGTCTTTTGCTCCTTCTGCCTTTGATTCGCTTAATATCTTTAGCGTGTGATCCGTGTCCATATCCTCTTGGCCTTTCACATATGTAAAGGCCACAGTTGCACCCTCTAAAGTAAAATAGTAGGATACAGCTCTTCCAATACCAGAGTCGCCCCCTGTCACCAGAGCTACTTTTCCCTGCCACAACATATCAGTCACAATTACATATATAGTTTAGATCAAAAGGTATCGACAATCACACATGAAATTAATAAGCAACAAGAGAAACTGAAAAATGGGAGTGTTTACAAGGAGCTTGTTAGAGGGCTTGTATTGAGGGTTTAAGAATTCGGGAAGTGGGTGCATAAGATATTCTTTCCCAGGCTGCCTGTCCTGAGTCTGCGGTGGAAAACGGAACCCACGTTGTGTGGCCATTGATCCTGCTGAGACTCAAACTCTGAATTCTAGCCAGGTGAACCAAAATTTGCTTGAATTGTGTGTTGCGGGAGTGGAATTTATACAGGCAAATGCCCATCCACGTGTTATTAATGTTGACAAGGAATATCATGGACCATACCCACAGGACTGAATGCGATGCTATCCCATTTTGTTTTGGGTTATGTACGTATCATTCAGGCCAGTGTTTTACTGTGGGCAAAGTTATATACCCCGCTCATGAAACCTATCAAATGGCTCCATCAAGCAGTCAAATGATCAAATTATCCCGTTAAAATCTCAAAGCAACAGTGAAAATATCAAGCGGTCAAGATGTTCGATCAAGCTTCAAATTATCCAATTGAGTATGGCCGAATTCAGATAGCTCTGAATAACTAATTAGTAAGAAACATGCAGTTTATGATAATCATATTCGCTGAGAATTTCAGAATCATCAAGAAATGACTACTAAAATTACAACTTATAAATAAGAGAACAAAACCATAAGTTAAAGATTACttattttatctaattaattacagcattttatatttattttgccATCCTCTCAAATATCTAACTGACCTTGAGCGTAAAAAATAATGAGCTATAAGCTGCTTGCAGGCtaacatcatcatcatcatcatcatcaagcCTGCTAAAGGAGCTCACGGCATCACAAAGTTActctgtaaattaaaaaaaataactaatatttaaaattttagaaaaatgtgATAACACGTTCCCTGGAAGGCATTTTCTATTTGTCTTTTGGCGTAACACGCGTCTCTTAAATATAAAACACGTTGCCTTAGTCGGGTTGTGGGAGAATCTATCCAAATCCAACTGCAGACCTCTTTTCTCATGGTCCACAAAGTTTTAAAATGCGAGTCAATCATGGAGATTATTTCacgtattatttaaaaaataaaaaataagagtGGGACTCTAAtgtcaaaaaaaatatatatatatatttctttaactactattaaaattaaattatgttaaattaaaatatattattatattattatttatttttatataaatataaactttCGTAAATTATCCAAATAATCTCATAAATCGCTAAAGctaatttaacttaattttcatattattaactgaaaattttatgaatattatcaaataaaaaaaaaacttacgtTATTAAATTAAACCGTATAATCCAAAATAAAATTAGCAAAATTTAGATATTTTGTAATATTTCAACTCAATGGATTATGAATAAATATATTCACAGCCTATTAACAAATAAAGCATTCTCAATGCATATCTTCTTAAATAAATAATTGAGATTGAAAAGAACATGTCATAGattttaaaatcaaaataaatttttaactttctttttttggCAATCAAAAACCGACATTTGAATTTCTAGATTAGATCACCCTTGAAATTTATGTCAATTAAAATTTCTCGCATTTTATAATTAcaattattacttttattgcaAGCAATAATTTCTCTGTCGACAAATTATAGGTTGTGCTTAATGTACTCATcacttataaaaattaaattattcattaaatttaaaattataaaatcataattttatgaGTGAAAATATACATATATCGATAATGCTCAGTAATTTGCCTCGCTTTAAATTGCAGAGTTATTCCATCCTAAGTTTTCTTTCATGGCATAGATTTAGGTTTGCGTTTCTTTCATAACATAGATTTAggtttgcatttctttcatagcaACAACCTTTATCCAATACGTTATAGCTATGCCATTGATCACCTCTTTCCAAGTTGAAACATCACAATCTAaaattgttgaaataattgtaTCCGAAATTTAATTTGTCTGTTGCTAAAGTAATGATtgagaaaatatatatatattaattagaggatattaaaaaattatttaaagttaaatttaatatattttatttatgaaaatttcaaaacaactaaaatattttcttaatagcatataaaaatatatttttttcaaaaagcTTTTTGTGACTTTCTAATCTAAACTCTAAACAGACTTTTTATGATCTATTTGATATTCTGCATTTTTTtatatgattttaattttaaataatttatcattaaaaataaaaaatctgagtttattaaaaataaataaattaattaattaaaaaggcaTTACCCTTGATTTTCAACAGtagtttcaaattaaaaattaagtttgAAAAGATTATAAAGAGAATAtgtgagagacagagagagagagagagagagagagagtgagagggGAAGGTCTAGTGTTCCTTAGTTTGAAAAGGGCGGCTGTGGGGAAATAGTTGTGTTGTCACCACTTAACACGTACAGGAGCAAACAAATCAATGATTCTTGAGAAGCAAATGCCCGATGATTCAAGTAAAGGCTAATATCTACCCTTAATCACATAAATGACAAGATAATATTGTCAGTCTCATAGTTTCTTTCATGTCAGTTGAGCTGAGCATTCactccacacacacacacacacacacacacacacacaaactaCAGCACCTTGATCCCACAAGACAAGAATGAACAAACATAAGTACCCCTAAGAAGAAACATCTGATCCACTGCATTCCCATTTCACAGAGAAAGGTAAAGCTAATTTATTCCATGTAATGTATTGAATGTAACAGACATGACGTGGCTAATTAAGATAGCCCTGGAATCAACACATCAAATATCAGCAACTCTGGATTTATTAATGCATGTAGTCCCACTTTCAACCATCATTTATACATAGGCATCTCTTGAAAAACGTTTAGCGTTCTCGTTGATTAGAAATCAGACTGAAGCAGCATTAGATCTGTCCCAGAATAACCTCGCCACCAGAAACCTTGAAGTCAGATGGAGCTTCCTCCACATTAAGAACCTTAACCTTTCCATCTTCCACATATGCTGACCATCTACATAAATCATGGAAGTGGGACTTTGTTATCAAAACATGGAACATTTTGCATGAGATGGACGTAATAATGGACCAATATAATTCGTGCATTGCATTTTCAACCAACTATGAAGATGAGAAAACTTAAAAATCTATTTGAATTTACTTGGTCAAAGCCCATTTCCCAAATTGCCAAACAAATTAAAACACTAAGAAAAAGCAAAATTACCAGAGACCAGAGAATAAATCATACCGTTGAGAGCGAGGCCCAAGCAAAGCAACAGATAGATCTTTATCTAGCTCCAAGCTTTTGTGAAAGCTCCCATCAAAGTCCCCATAAAATTCAATCTATAATAGAAATAATTGAGTTAGGAAAAGAAAAACATACAAATGATGCCACTCTATCAGCACAAATAGCTAGCTTTCCATTTAATAAGATAAACATAATCACCAACAGCTGATATTAAACACCAGTGCCATCTTGGAAAGGCAGTTGTCTTTATGTTGACCACACGCAGACCAATTGGAAGCTATGTTAATTGGACTCAGTCACTCAGGTACAAGTGTCAGACGTGGGTACATGTCCAAAATATTCACAGATTTTTCTACTAATTGTTGAATTGTCAAAGTGTCATTAATCAGAAATAAAATGTTGGCATATTCAGAACAGCAAACATTACGTAATTTAACATTAACCTCATAATTATTGGGGAAGAAAGATGGAGAGAACCATCAATTCACTAAGGGCATCTATTCATGTATTTGCAAGGTAAATGGAACACAACCATACGAGTTTGGGGGACCACTCACAGCATCTTTAGCTTGAAGTTTCTCTGCCCAGCCATTCAGGACGTACGGATCATTAACAGCCACACAAATCACCGAATCAATCCCTTTAGCCTTGAACTTATCAATGTTGTTTTTGTAACTAGGCACGTGTTGTTGCGAACAAACCCCCGTGTATGCACCCTGGAGATAGTAAGTGCAAAACCCATCAAATTATTGAAGCACTGTATCAATAAAACGAAATAATTCAGCTCCAGACAATTCAGATGCAGGTGAAGAAAAATGCAATGCTTGAAGATAATGAGGCAAGCAGGACAAAGAAAAAGGCAGAAGAAACTTACAGGGAGGCCAAAAATCACGACTTTCTTCCCctggaaatataaaattaaacaaaactcagaaaaaataataatgataataataataataaacaaatcACCACAATTAACCTAATTcgagaaaaagagagaaatacAAGGAAATCTTTTTCATTTTTAGATTACTTAACAAACCTTGAAAATGTCTTTTAGAGCAGTGGTGGAGAACTTAGAGGAGACACCTTCGTCCCAGGTCCGGGCTTTCTGGAGGGATACATCTGGCGCAGCGGAGACCATGTCAGTGCCTACCGAAAGCTTTGCATATGACCTCGATGACGCACCGATTCGGAGAGCATCAACCATTGACTTTACAGCAGAGGAGCCAGTTCGCCTCAGGATTGCAGATGCCATGGCTCACTCACTTGCTACTATTCGATATCTGCCGCTTCTCGATGAGTTTCCGCTATCTCTGGAAGTTGAGGTTCGAGTTCGACAATACGGGATGGTAGTTTGGGAAGAGTTGATTTGGGGTTTCCTCGTTGAATCTGGGCCTGAAGCCTGTTGTCGTTGGGTTCTGGACCCAATTGCGTGGACGTTTTTCGGGTGATTGGGCTTTTTACTACACCTTCTTTTAGAAATGAGATTCTTTCCTTCCAAGAAACGGTGGATTTTTTTCAACTACAAACTAGCTAGAAAGCCTTTGGAATGGCATATTTTCCTTGGGAAACCATGCAAAGGCGCTTAATAGAAATTGTATTTTCATTTAACTGAATTTGAATAGGACTCCCGCCTGCTGCCTCCATCAAGTAGCAGGAGCAGCAGCATGCGGCATTATTCATTTATGAGCAATTAAGTCCATAGTTTTCCCTGAAGAAAAAGTTTTGAGGTTCAAGTTAGAATATACTATTCTCAAAAACAAAGGGTTTTGACATTTTTCTTCCATCATAATCTcccaaattatttacttaataatGCAAAATCATTGAACATCTTTCCTTTATCCGAGCTAGTGATATTATTCATAAAAAAACAGAGGGGACAAAAGAACCTGAAAATGTATGCATTTGCTTTACTTTCCGGAtgcatacaattattcaagggttgtATGATCAATCATGAAGGTGACTGGGGTCAGTTATTGATCTATAGAAAGGGTAGTAACTAAAAGGGAAGAGTCATCTTGGACCAGATAACTCAATTGGAGGTAGATTCTCTGTTGAATCACCAGTAAAGTGAAAAGGTTGAAAGCCCTGTCCCAACTCCTGGTCAGAACTCTCCATTTCCTGCCATTCATCCCACCTCTCTGATAAGCCATAACCTCCAAGCATTCTCATCACTTCTGACATCTTACTCCTGTACAAGTGTGATCCTCGTGTGCAAAGCAATGCGATCTGGATTAACTGCTTCATCTCAGCTTCTATGTAATTGCCTTGGAGATCAGGATCAACTAGCGCTTCTAAACTATTCTCTCTCAGGAGGACTTTTACCTGTCACATCACTCAATTACATTAAATGTATAACATGCAAAGTAATCATCATTGTTGAGGTAATGTTGCTGGGCAACTGACATATGGCCCTAAATTTAAAAATCTAAGAACTTGATCCCTACCACCTGACTCCTTGGATTCGTTAAAACAGCATAATTTCTATTGTTCTTCCTCTTTCAAAAATCAAATAGAGCTTAAATCAATGTTCCAAGTATGAGTAAAATGCAAAATCAAGACAAAACTCCAATGGAACTACAGCATTAactaaagaaaagaaatagaaaaactGCAATGGACAAAAATGGGACAAAACAGGGTTCAGATATACATACCCAGTCAAGCAACAAAAGATCGTCTTCAGCTGCAATCCAAGCAAGGTCAACAGCCCTCTGTCCAGTAATTAGCTCCAGAAGCATAATTCCATACCCATAAACATCAGTTTTCTCTGAACATATCCCAGCATAGAGGTATTCTGGAGCTATATGCCCTGCTGTACCACATACATCAGTGATGACATGAGAATCATTGTAGTCCATCAATTTAGCCAGCCCAAAGTCCCCAACAACAGCTTCAAACTCCTCATTCAACAAAATATTTGCAGCTTTCACATCACGGTGAATAACTTTTGGATTACAGTGAACATGCAAATAAGAAAGACCCCTTGCAGATCCCAATGCAACTCTCTTTCTGGTAGGCCAATCAAGTGCAGGCTGTGATGGAGGTCGCTCTGAAATAATGCAACAGCTTGTATGAATGCATCAAGAAAATCAATATGGATGTGAGAAATGCTATCTAAATTTACCTCTTAAGTGGGAGGCAACACTCCCATTAGCCATGTAGGGGTAAACAAGAAGCTTTTCAGAAGTTGTCATACAAAACCCACGTAGCCTAAGAACATTTCGATGCACAGCCCTGTTGATGATCCCGGTTGTTGTTTGAAACTGAAGTTCCCCATCAGGTGTAGGTTCATTCTCCAgtctttttacagcaacaattgaACCATCTTCCAAACGCCCCTTGTAAACCTTACCAAATCCACCTCTACCCAGTATGTTTTCATTGCTGAAATAATCTGTTGCAAGTTTCAGTTCCTCCAATGAAAACCTCCTGAGTTGGTCCACATCAGGATCCCTATGCGGATCCGGATGAACTTTCTGTTCCTCTCCAGCTGCAACAAAATTAAGCAAAGGATAATCAACCATCACACATGTTTTATTCCACTCAATTTTCAGTTAAGGATACTAACCAAAGGATAAAATTCGAGATTCCCTCCAACACCAACATGAAAACACCATTGCAGAGACTGCAAAATTGGATAGATGACAGAAGCATTAGCAATTGTTCTGTGGCAACAGAG
The Hevea brasiliensis isolate MT/VB/25A 57/8 chromosome 15, ASM3005281v1, whole genome shotgun sequence genome window above contains:
- the LOC110657778 gene encoding NADPH-dependent aldehyde reductase 1, chloroplastic, which codes for MATQRGFRFPPQTQDRQPGKEYLMHPLPEFLNPQYKPSNKLLGKVALVTGGDSGIGRAVSYYFTLEGATVAFTYVKGQEDMDTDHTLKILSESKAEGAKDPIAIPTDVGFEENCRSVVDQVMAEYGHIDILVNNAAEQYYSTTIEDITETRLERVFRTNIFGQFFMTRYALQHMKQGSCIINTTSVVAYAGYSGLLDYSSTKGAIVAFTRSLSLQLIDKGIRVNAVAPGPVWTPLQPASLPAEKIAALGSEVPMDRAAQPYEIAPSYVFLASNECSSYITGQVLHPNGGYIVNA
- the LOC110657776 gene encoding peroxiredoxin-2F, mitochondrial encodes the protein MASAILRRTGSSAVKSMVDALRIGASSRSYAKLSVGTDMVSAAPDVSLQKARTWDEGVSSKFSTTALKDIFKGKKVVIFGLPGAYTGVCSQQHVPSYKNNIDKFKAKGIDSVICVAVNDPYVLNGWAEKLQAKDAIEFYGDFDGSFHKSLELDKDLSVALLGPRSQRWSAYVEDGKVKVLNVEEAPSDFKVSGGEVILGQI
- the LOC110657775 gene encoding somatic embryogenesis receptor kinase 1 isoform X2 — encoded protein: MVLINGRRNRIMIFSAMVFSCWCWRESRILSFEEQKVHPDPHRDPDVDQLRRFSLEELKLATDYFSNENILGRGGFGKVYKGRLEDGSIVAVKRLENEPTPDGELQFQTTTGIINRAVHRNVLRLRGFCMTTSEKLLVYPYMANGSVASHLRERPPSQPALDWPTRKRVALGSARGLSYLHVHCNPKVIHRDVKAANILLNEEFEAVVGDFGLAKLMDYNDSHVITDVCGTAGHIAPEYLYAGICSEKTDVYGYGIMLLELITGQRAVDLAWIAAEDDLLLLDWVKVLLRENSLEALVDPDLQGNYIEAEMKQLIQIALLCTRGSHLYRSKMSEVMRMLGGYGLSERWDEWQEMESSDQELGQGFQPFHFTGDSTENLPPIELSGPR
- the LOC110657775 gene encoding somatic embryogenesis receptor kinase 1 isoform X1 — its product is MVLINGRRNRIMIFSAMVFSCWCWRESRILSFAGEEQKVHPDPHRDPDVDQLRRFSLEELKLATDYFSNENILGRGGFGKVYKGRLEDGSIVAVKRLENEPTPDGELQFQTTTGIINRAVHRNVLRLRGFCMTTSEKLLVYPYMANGSVASHLRERPPSQPALDWPTRKRVALGSARGLSYLHVHCNPKVIHRDVKAANILLNEEFEAVVGDFGLAKLMDYNDSHVITDVCGTAGHIAPEYLYAGICSEKTDVYGYGIMLLELITGQRAVDLAWIAAEDDLLLLDWVKVLLRENSLEALVDPDLQGNYIEAEMKQLIQIALLCTRGSHLYRSKMSEVMRMLGGYGLSERWDEWQEMESSDQELGQGFQPFHFTGDSTENLPPIELSGPR
- the LOC110657775 gene encoding somatic embryogenesis receptor kinase 1 isoform X3: MVFSCWCWRESRILSFAGEEQKVHPDPHRDPDVDQLRRFSLEELKLATDYFSNENILGRGGFGKVYKGRLEDGSIVAVKRLENEPTPDGELQFQTTTGIINRAVHRNVLRLRGFCMTTSEKLLVYPYMANGSVASHLRERPPSQPALDWPTRKRVALGSARGLSYLHVHCNPKVIHRDVKAANILLNEEFEAVVGDFGLAKLMDYNDSHVITDVCGTAGHIAPEYLYAGICSEKTDVYGYGIMLLELITGQRAVDLAWIAAEDDLLLLDWVKVLLRENSLEALVDPDLQGNYIEAEMKQLIQIALLCTRGSHLYRSKMSEVMRMLGGYGLSERWDEWQEMESSDQELGQGFQPFHFTGDSTENLPPIELSGPR